A single Chanos chanos chromosome 8, fChaCha1.1, whole genome shotgun sequence DNA region contains:
- the LOC115819725 gene encoding hepcidin-like, with translation MKYISVCVAATVIIACLCILETSALPLAETQADEPSNSEVLPEIELTETSQELPSRRCRFCCNCCPGMQGCGTCCRW, from the exons atgaagtacatTAGCGTGTGTGTTGCTGCCACAGTTATCATTGCTTGCCTTTGTATCTTGGAGACTTCAGCTCTTCCTCTCGCTGAG ACACAGGCGGATGAACCAAGCAACAGTGAAGTCCTGCCTGAGATAgaattaactgagacatcacAGGAGCTGCCTTCG AGGCGTTGCCGGTTCTGTTGCAACTGTTGCCCCGGCATGCAAGGCTGTGGAACGTGCTGCAGATGGTAA